From one Halosimplex rubrum genomic stretch:
- the mutS gene encoding DNA mismatch repair protein MutS, translating into MDAALGAPAKMAEREDDLTPMMAQYFELCREYDDSLVLFQVGDFYEAFCEAAERVARICEITLTKREDSTGEYAMSGIPIDNAESYIERLLEAGYRVAVADQVEDPDEVSGVVDRAVTRVVTPGTLTEDELLRSADNNYVACLTADGPGGDTATRDAGRAGGGAGAEGDEHGPYGLALLDVSTGDCYATGADRLDSIADELGRFAPAEAIVGPDAPADVFDGDCMVSPYERTAFDAERARERVEAYFGDLGLADEAEVRACGALLAYAEYTRGGNPDAGDIGDDSTAAVAGPGATAGGDTAADDPDASADTADGTTALDYINALTRYDPREYMLLDRVALESLELFDRRAVHGDRALTLVDALDETACALGRRKLDDWLRRPLLDEDRIAARHDAVAELTGDVTLREELHRLLDDVYDIERLVSRVARGRATARDLRSLHDTLAVVPDVRAALADADSATLVELREHLDPLADVRELVDEAIREDPDADLTEGGIVEPDFDDELAELRATEREGKSWIDDLEAGERERTGIDSLKVGHTSVHGYYIEVTDPNLDAVPDDYQRRQTLKNSERFVTPELKEREDEIIRAEGRADDLEYELFCEVRRDVAEESERVQALADRLARLDVFVSFASVAAKFDYTRPCVGADEFEVEAGRHPVVERTAERFVPNDAHFDDEHFFAVVTGPNMSGKSTYMRQVALISVLAQAGSFVPAAAARLPVVDRVFTRVGASDDIAGGRSTFMVEMTELADILQSATEDSLVLLDEVGRGTSTADGLAIARAVTEHVHDEVGATTLFATHHHELTAIADELSGVFNLHFETERTGGEVAFEHEVAPGAAAASYGIEVAKLAGVPAEVVDRSRELLDGSDAGERGESAADADGHDLDGNVRVSSTADGGPSGGDGGPTSDLERKLAALDVATMTPLEAMNALAELKESLDE; encoded by the coding sequence ATGGATGCGGCACTGGGTGCGCCGGCGAAGATGGCCGAACGGGAAGACGACCTGACGCCGATGATGGCCCAGTACTTCGAACTCTGCCGGGAGTACGACGACTCGCTCGTGCTCTTTCAGGTGGGCGACTTCTACGAAGCGTTCTGCGAAGCGGCGGAACGGGTGGCTCGCATCTGCGAGATCACGCTGACGAAGCGGGAGGACTCGACGGGGGAGTACGCGATGTCGGGGATCCCGATCGACAACGCCGAGTCGTACATCGAGCGGCTGCTGGAGGCGGGGTATCGGGTCGCCGTGGCCGACCAGGTCGAGGACCCCGACGAAGTGAGCGGCGTCGTCGACCGGGCGGTCACCCGCGTCGTGACGCCGGGGACGCTCACCGAGGACGAACTCTTGCGGAGCGCCGACAACAACTACGTCGCCTGTCTCACCGCGGACGGCCCGGGCGGCGACACCGCGACCCGGGACGCCGGCCGCGCCGGCGGCGGTGCGGGCGCCGAGGGCGACGAGCACGGTCCCTACGGCCTCGCGCTGCTGGACGTGTCGACGGGCGACTGCTACGCGACGGGCGCCGACCGGCTGGACTCGATCGCGGACGAACTCGGGCGGTTCGCGCCCGCGGAGGCCATCGTCGGCCCGGACGCGCCCGCGGACGTGTTCGACGGCGACTGCATGGTCTCGCCGTACGAGCGGACGGCCTTCGACGCCGAGCGGGCGCGCGAGCGGGTCGAAGCGTACTTCGGCGACCTCGGGCTGGCCGACGAAGCCGAGGTCCGGGCCTGCGGCGCCCTGCTGGCCTACGCCGAGTACACCCGCGGCGGCAACCCCGACGCGGGCGATATCGGCGACGACTCGACGGCGGCGGTGGCCGGTCCGGGTGCGACCGCCGGGGGCGACACCGCGGCGGACGACCCGGACGCGAGCGCCGACACCGCGGACGGCACCACCGCGCTCGACTACATCAACGCCCTCACGCGCTACGACCCGCGGGAGTACATGCTGCTGGACCGCGTCGCGCTGGAGAGTCTCGAACTGTTCGACCGGCGGGCGGTTCACGGCGACCGGGCGCTCACCCTCGTCGACGCGCTCGACGAGACGGCCTGCGCGCTCGGCCGGCGGAAGCTCGACGACTGGCTGCGCCGACCCCTCCTGGACGAGGACCGTATCGCCGCCCGTCACGACGCCGTCGCCGAGTTGACCGGCGACGTGACGCTGCGCGAGGAGCTGCACCGCCTGCTCGACGACGTGTACGACATCGAGCGGCTCGTCTCCCGGGTCGCCCGCGGGCGAGCCACCGCGCGGGACCTGCGCTCGCTGCACGACACGCTCGCGGTCGTCCCCGACGTACGAGCGGCTCTGGCTGACGCCGACTCGGCGACGCTGGTCGAGCTGCGCGAACACCTCGACCCCCTCGCCGACGTGCGCGAGTTGGTCGACGAGGCCATCCGGGAGGACCCGGACGCCGACCTCACCGAGGGCGGCATCGTCGAGCCCGACTTCGACGACGAACTGGCCGAGTTGCGGGCCACCGAACGCGAGGGCAAATCGTGGATCGACGACCTGGAGGCGGGCGAGCGCGAGCGGACGGGCATCGACTCGCTGAAGGTCGGCCACACCTCCGTCCACGGCTACTACATCGAGGTGACCGACCCGAACCTCGACGCTGTGCCCGACGACTACCAGCGTCGGCAGACGCTGAAGAACTCAGAGCGGTTCGTCACGCCGGAGCTCAAAGAGCGGGAAGACGAGATCATCCGCGCCGAGGGCCGCGCCGACGACCTCGAGTACGAACTGTTCTGCGAAGTTCGCCGCGACGTTGCAGAGGAGTCCGAGCGCGTGCAGGCGCTGGCCGACCGGCTCGCCCGGCTGGACGTGTTCGTCTCCTTCGCGAGCGTGGCGGCGAAGTTCGACTACACGCGGCCCTGCGTCGGGGCCGACGAGTTCGAAGTGGAAGCCGGACGCCACCCCGTCGTCGAGCGCACGGCGGAGCGGTTCGTCCCCAACGACGCCCACTTCGACGACGAGCACTTCTTCGCCGTGGTCACCGGCCCGAACATGAGCGGCAAGTCGACGTACATGCGCCAGGTGGCGCTCATCTCCGTGCTCGCCCAGGCCGGCAGCTTCGTCCCCGCCGCCGCGGCGCGCCTGCCCGTCGTCGACCGCGTGTTCACCCGCGTCGGCGCCAGCGACGACATCGCCGGCGGCCGCTCGACGTTCATGGTCGAGATGACCGAGCTCGCCGATATCCTTCAGAGCGCCACCGAGGACTCGCTGGTCCTCTTGGACGAGGTGGGTCGCGGCACCAGCACCGCCGACGGTCTCGCCATCGCCCGCGCGGTGACCGAACACGTCCACGACGAGGTGGGCGCGACGACCCTCTTCGCCACCCATCACCACGAGCTGACCGCTATCGCCGACGAGCTGTCGGGCGTGTTCAACCTCCACTTCGAGACCGAGCGCACCGGCGGCGAGGTGGCCTTCGAACACGAGGTCGCCCCCGGCGCCGCCGCCGCCTCCTACGGCATCGAGGTGGCGAAGCTGGCGGGCGTCCCCGCCGAGGTGGTCGACCGCTCGCGCGAGTTGCTCGACGGCAGCGATGCCGGCGAGCGCGGTGAATCCGCGGCCGATGCCGACGGCCACGACCTCGACGGGAACGTCCGCGTGAGCAGCACCGCCGACGGGGGGCCCAGCGGCGGCGACGGCGGTCCGACCTCTGACCTCGAACGGAAACTGGCGGCGCTCGACGTGGCGACGATGACGCCGCTGGAGGCGATGAACGCCCTCGCCGAGTTGAAGGAGTCACTGGACGAGTAG